The proteins below come from a single Chitinophaga pinensis DSM 2588 genomic window:
- a CDS encoding DUF885 domain-containing protein — protein sequence MKQLLLKTASFLILYCTLYAHTAHSQQRNIQLHRLFENYYQASLQLDPISATFTGAHQYDNQLVNDGAVVYLAEKEQFDKKYLQLLTAFSRQSLNTADRISFDVLQEILHMDLARLKHHTEYLPMNQFSSIPLLIGQLGSGESAQPFAGIKDYENWQQRITAFSSWTDTAISNMRKGVAIGMVLPKALVIKMIPQLVSLAEKDSAKSVFFQPLNNMPTTITGATRERLKQSFLQSINAELLPAYQRLADYLQQEYLPHATDSAGLSGIPGGRALYNYYVRYFTTTDLTPEQLYETGIKEVARINAAMEELKKQIGFKGTLQEFFVFVRTAPQFMPFKTADEVLQAYRDIYDKVKPQLHTMLSVVPKATFEIRRVEAFREASQNGPSYSIGAMDGDRPGVFYVPVPDPKKINVTFLGMEATFLHEAIPGHHYQISLQQENKTLPTFRRSISFSAFTEGWALYCEAFGKQLGCYTTIDQQIGALNNEIHRAIRLVTDVGIHTGKMTREEAITYMLTHESISEEDAVTSVERYMAWPGQALTYKTGELEIIRLREECRKKLGSRFNLVRFNDALLQQGDMPLNVLEHYLQEWASKQ from the coding sequence ATGAAACAGCTTCTGCTCAAAACCGCCAGCTTCCTCATTTTATATTGCACACTGTATGCACATACAGCGCATAGTCAGCAAAGGAATATCCAATTACACCGCTTATTCGAAAACTATTACCAGGCATCATTACAACTTGATCCGATCAGTGCCACATTCACCGGTGCGCATCAGTATGATAACCAACTGGTCAATGACGGCGCGGTTGTTTATCTAGCGGAAAAAGAACAGTTTGATAAAAAATATCTGCAGTTATTAACTGCTTTCTCAAGACAATCACTGAATACAGCAGACCGTATTTCATTTGATGTACTACAGGAGATCCTGCATATGGACCTGGCGCGATTGAAACATCATACGGAATATCTTCCCATGAATCAGTTTTCTTCTATCCCATTGTTAATCGGTCAACTGGGCTCAGGCGAATCAGCACAACCATTTGCAGGCATCAAAGATTATGAAAACTGGCAGCAACGTATCACCGCTTTTTCCAGCTGGACCGATACCGCTATCAGTAACATGAGAAAAGGTGTAGCAATAGGTATGGTATTACCCAAAGCATTGGTCATAAAGATGATCCCGCAGCTGGTATCACTGGCGGAAAAAGACTCCGCCAAAAGCGTCTTCTTTCAACCACTTAATAACATGCCCACTACCATTACCGGCGCAACTCGTGAGCGATTAAAACAGTCCTTTCTGCAAAGTATAAACGCCGAATTATTACCCGCATATCAGCGACTTGCAGACTACCTGCAGCAGGAATATCTTCCACATGCAACTGACAGCGCAGGATTGTCTGGTATTCCAGGTGGAAGAGCACTGTACAATTACTATGTACGCTATTTCACAACGACAGATCTGACGCCGGAACAGCTGTATGAAACCGGTATAAAAGAAGTGGCCAGGATCAATGCCGCTATGGAAGAACTGAAAAAACAGATCGGGTTTAAAGGCACTTTACAAGAGTTCTTTGTCTTTGTCAGAACAGCGCCACAGTTTATGCCATTTAAAACAGCAGACGAAGTTTTACAGGCTTACCGGGATATCTATGATAAAGTAAAACCACAGCTTCATACCATGCTGAGCGTTGTGCCAAAAGCAACGTTTGAAATCAGACGGGTGGAAGCTTTCCGGGAAGCATCACAGAATGGACCTTCTTATTCGATCGGCGCGATGGATGGTGATCGTCCGGGTGTATTTTATGTACCGGTTCCTGATCCGAAGAAAATCAATGTAACATTCCTCGGTATGGAAGCCACTTTCCTCCATGAGGCCATTCCGGGTCATCATTACCAGATCTCCTTACAGCAGGAAAACAAAACACTGCCTACCTTCAGAAGATCCATCAGCTTCAGTGCATTTACCGAAGGATGGGCATTGTACTGCGAAGCATTTGGCAAACAACTGGGATGTTATACTACCATTGACCAGCAGATCGGTGCATTGAATAATGAAATTCACCGTGCAATAAGACTGGTAACAGACGTGGGTATCCATACCGGCAAAATGACAAGAGAGGAAGCAATCACTTACATGTTAACACATGAATCTATCAGCGAAGAAGATGCTGTTACTTCTGTAGAACGGTATATGGCATGGCCTGGACAGGCGCTTACCTATAAAACGGGAGAACTGGAAATCATTCGCTTACGTGAAGAATGCAGGAAAAAACTAGGTAGCCGATTTAATCTGGTCAGGTTCAATGATGCCCTGCTTCAACAGGGAGATATGCCCCTGAATGTACTGGAGCACTATCTGCAGGAATGGGCTTCAAAACAATGA
- a CDS encoding DUF3050 domain-containing protein, whose product MTGIPHIKSTIAPVRERIIQHPLYPEMQRMDDIRAFMQYHVFAVWDFMSLLKSLQRNLTCTDIPWIPKGSAATRFLINEIVTGEESDVAPDGTRLSHFELYLQAMEQVGADTSGIKECLQQLERGKSLTAVINGLPPAVRGFVKHTFDLIANEPVHVQAAVFTFGREDLIPDMFLALVNDLDKQFPGQISLFKYYLERHIEVDGDHHSHLGMEMVQELCGNDPQKWEEAAQASRAALEQRNALWNGILEEIKSFVE is encoded by the coding sequence ATGACTGGCATACCACACATTAAGAGCACTATTGCTCCTGTAAGAGAGCGCATCATACAACATCCTTTATATCCGGAGATGCAGCGCATGGACGATATCCGTGCATTTATGCAGTATCATGTATTTGCAGTATGGGATTTTATGTCCCTCCTGAAATCGCTGCAGAGAAATCTTACCTGCACAGATATTCCCTGGATACCGAAAGGCAGTGCGGCGACCCGTTTTCTGATCAATGAAATCGTCACTGGTGAAGAAAGCGATGTAGCGCCTGATGGTACCCGCCTCAGTCATTTTGAATTATATCTTCAGGCCATGGAACAGGTAGGCGCTGATACTTCCGGTATCAAAGAATGCCTGCAACAGCTGGAAAGAGGTAAATCTCTTACGGCTGTGATTAACGGTCTGCCGCCAGCAGTACGTGGCTTTGTAAAACACACTTTCGACCTGATTGCAAACGAACCTGTACATGTACAGGCAGCTGTTTTCACTTTCGGTCGTGAAGATCTGATCCCTGATATGTTCCTGGCACTCGTGAACGATCTGGACAAACAATTCCCCGGACAAATCAGTCTGTTTAAATATTATCTTGAAAGACATATTGAAGTGGATGGTGATCATCATAGTCACCTCGGCATGGAGATGGTACAGGAACTTTGTGGCAATGATCCGCAGAAATGGGAGGAAGCAGCACAGGCTTCAAGAGCTGCTTTAGAACAGCGAAACGCTCTGTGGAATGGGATCCTGGAGGAAATCAAAAGTTTTGTTGAATAA
- the recQ gene encoding DNA helicase RecQ — MAVVKVSLIDALREHFGFDSFKGNQEIIIKSILAGKDTFVIMPTGGGKSLCYQLPALMSSGCALIVSPLIALMKNQVDLVRSYSSKDNVAHFLNSTLSKAQIKKVRTDLLSGKTKMLYVAPETLTKQENLDFFRELEISFIAVDEAHCISEWGHDFRPEYRRLKEMIEQINDSLPIIALTATATPKVQSDIVKNLELRDPQVFLSSFNRSNLYYEIRPKRKKDQTIREIVKFIHQHKGKSGIIYTLNRKTTEELADMLVANNIKAVAYHAGLDAGTRAQRQDMFLHEDVDVIVATIAFGMGIDKPDVRFVIHYNIPKSLENYYQETGRAGRDGLEGICVCFYSYKDVQKLEHLMRDKPLSEREMGAQLINETVAYAESSACRRKVILHYFGEKYEESQCNNACDNCRNPKEKIEVKNRVVIVLKAIKSLEERFGTEYVVNIITGKVNPQITTYQHNQLEVFGEGKEHDAHFWNSLIRQMMLEDLIEKDIEEYGLLKITDKGHAFLQEPYSIMVSLNHQFEEDGGDEDEVAAESQASADTALFEMLKDLRKKVAKEKNLPPFVIFLETSLEDMATQYPTTVQELEKIQGVSKGKAIRYGKQFVDVIAKYVEENDIVKPDDFVMKSVVNKSGLKVFIIQNIDKKMPLETIARNKELTIPQLLDEMETIVASGTKLNLDYCLDEELDDYAQDEIMEYFKGCETSSLALAREELIESDYTIEQLKLMRIKFLVVYGN; from the coding sequence ATGGCTGTTGTAAAGGTAAGTTTGATAGATGCATTACGGGAACACTTTGGGTTTGATTCCTTTAAAGGGAACCAGGAAATCATCATCAAGAGCATTCTTGCCGGTAAAGATACTTTTGTAATAATGCCGACCGGCGGAGGCAAATCTTTATGTTATCAATTACCGGCTCTGATGAGCTCGGGTTGCGCACTGATAGTTTCACCACTTATTGCTTTAATGAAAAACCAGGTAGACCTGGTACGTTCATATAGCAGTAAAGACAATGTGGCGCATTTCTTAAATTCTACCCTGTCTAAGGCACAGATAAAAAAAGTAAGAACAGACCTGCTGTCCGGCAAGACCAAAATGCTCTATGTAGCACCGGAAACGCTGACCAAGCAGGAAAATCTGGATTTCTTCCGTGAATTAGAGATCTCCTTTATAGCTGTCGATGAAGCACACTGTATTTCCGAATGGGGACATGATTTCCGTCCGGAATATCGCCGTCTCAAGGAAATGATAGAACAGATCAATGACAGTCTGCCTATTATTGCCCTGACCGCTACTGCAACGCCGAAAGTACAGAGCGACATTGTAAAAAACCTGGAACTGCGTGATCCGCAGGTATTCCTTTCTTCCTTTAACAGGTCAAACCTCTATTATGAGATCCGTCCTAAGCGTAAGAAAGACCAGACCATCCGCGAAATTGTCAAGTTTATTCACCAGCATAAGGGAAAGAGCGGTATCATTTATACGCTTAATCGTAAAACCACTGAAGAACTGGCAGATATGCTGGTTGCTAACAATATCAAGGCTGTCGCCTACCACGCCGGACTGGACGCTGGTACCCGTGCGCAACGTCAGGATATGTTCCTGCACGAAGATGTGGACGTGATCGTTGCGACTATCGCCTTTGGTATGGGTATCGATAAACCGGACGTACGCTTTGTTATACACTACAACATTCCGAAGAGCCTGGAAAACTATTACCAGGAGACAGGTCGCGCCGGTCGTGACGGACTCGAAGGGATCTGTGTCTGCTTCTACTCTTATAAAGATGTACAGAAGCTGGAGCACCTCATGCGTGATAAACCATTGAGTGAGAGAGAAATGGGGGCTCAGCTGATCAATGAAACGGTGGCATATGCAGAAAGCTCTGCCTGCCGCAGAAAAGTGATCCTGCACTACTTCGGAGAGAAATACGAAGAGTCACAGTGTAATAATGCCTGTGATAACTGTCGCAATCCGAAAGAGAAAATTGAAGTTAAAAACCGCGTAGTCATCGTACTCAAAGCGATCAAATCACTGGAAGAACGCTTTGGTACCGAATACGTCGTAAATATCATTACCGGAAAGGTCAACCCTCAGATAACTACCTATCAGCACAACCAGCTGGAAGTATTCGGAGAAGGTAAAGAACATGATGCCCATTTCTGGAACTCCCTCATCCGTCAGATGATGCTGGAAGATCTCATCGAAAAAGATATCGAAGAGTACGGCCTGCTGAAAATCACGGATAAAGGACACGCTTTCCTGCAGGAACCTTATTCTATCATGGTGTCGCTCAACCACCAGTTTGAAGAAGACGGCGGCGATGAAGATGAAGTAGCTGCGGAATCACAGGCATCTGCTGATACCGCGCTGTTTGAAATGCTGAAAGACCTGCGTAAGAAAGTTGCAAAAGAAAAGAACCTCCCTCCTTTCGTGATCTTCCTGGAAACATCCCTGGAAGACATGGCTACACAATATCCTACTACTGTCCAGGAGCTCGAAAAGATCCAGGGTGTGAGTAAAGGAAAGGCTATCCGCTACGGAAAACAATTCGTAGACGTGATCGCTAAATATGTGGAAGAAAATGATATCGTGAAACCTGACGATTTCGTCATGAAGAGCGTTGTCAACAAGAGCGGTCTGAAAGTATTTATCATCCAGAACATCGATAAAAAGATGCCGCTGGAAACCATTGCCCGCAACAAGGAACTCACGATTCCGCAATTGTTGGATGAAATGGAAACCATTGTCGCAAGCGGTACCAAACTGAATCTGGATTACTGTCTGGATGAAGAACTGGACGATTACGCACAGGACGAGATCATGGAATACTTCAAAGGCTGTGAAACATCCAGCCTGGCCCTTGCAAGAGAAGAACTGATTGAAAGCGATTATACCATTGAACAGCTGAAACTGATGCGTATCAAGTTCCTGGTGGTATATGGTAACTAA
- a CDS encoding IS3 family transposase, with product MFRFIKNHSGKFDVGKMCKVFKVSRSGYYAWLIRKPSKQAIENHALSDRIEAIYRSGKGRYGSPKVTRVLKSDGIHVSQRRVARIMRSKGLRSVIVGKFKVCTTDSNHDKEVSSNILNREFTATSPSEKWVSDITYIRTKSGWLYLTVIMDLFDRKILGWAMSKGMTAAETVVAAWKMAIRNRSVKEHMIIHSDRGVQYASHEFRILLKSGQIRQSMSRKGNCWDNSVCENFFKILKSETGINIIYDSFEVARREIFEFIEIWYNRRRIHSRLGYMTPEQFGNSLIKQAA from the coding sequence ATATTCAGGTTCATAAAGAATCATAGTGGCAAATTTGATGTCGGGAAGATGTGTAAAGTGTTTAAAGTAAGCCGCAGTGGCTATTATGCCTGGTTAATTAGAAAACCTTCAAAACAGGCGATTGAGAATCACGCTCTAAGCGATAGAATTGAAGCAATATACCGTTCTGGCAAAGGCCGGTATGGAAGTCCTAAAGTAACCAGAGTACTCAAATCAGATGGAATACATGTATCACAACGGAGAGTAGCCCGGATCATGAGGTCAAAAGGGCTCCGTAGTGTAATTGTAGGTAAGTTTAAAGTCTGTACTACGGATTCTAATCATGACAAAGAGGTATCTTCTAACATATTAAACAGAGAATTCACTGCAACGTCACCATCAGAAAAATGGGTCTCAGACATTACATATATCCGTACAAAATCCGGGTGGCTCTATCTCACTGTCATTATGGATCTGTTTGACAGGAAGATACTGGGATGGGCGATGAGTAAAGGCATGACAGCAGCAGAAACAGTAGTAGCAGCGTGGAAAATGGCTATCAGGAACAGGTCTGTAAAAGAGCATATGATCATCCATTCAGACAGAGGCGTACAATATGCCAGTCATGAATTTCGGATATTGCTCAAATCAGGTCAAATAAGGCAAAGCATGAGCCGTAAAGGAAATTGCTGGGATAATAGTGTATGTGAAAACTTTTTCAAAATTCTCAAGTCAGAAACAGGGATTAACATCATTTACGATTCCTTTGAGGTTGCCAGAAGAGAAATATTTGAGTTCATAGAAATCTGGTATAATCGAAGGAGAATACACTCCCGACTGGGATATATGACACCTGAACAATTTGGAAATTCTTTAATCAAACAAGCGGCTTAA
- a CDS encoding helix-turn-helix domain-containing protein, protein MNNPVAFSRGCYVGSKVKEYTIGHITTSETVFPENFTSDWHYHVNPHFSHILSGGSQEIRGRKADQQIAGAGLYYYPGIVHQNVHYRPGTRIFNLEIADSFFSTYNIKIPPESLMYESNTVLNTGGLLRILKEHYYNDDCSILSIEQLSISLMDANPVIEKHYPEWTRQIINVMNDVWNEPLSLKELAAQVNIHPVTLSKYFTKYFSCTLGEYFRKIKVDRALSLIRSQKYSLTEIAYMSGFTDQAHFTKTFQQITGMLPKSYRKI, encoded by the coding sequence ATGAATAATCCTGTCGCATTTTCCAGAGGCTGCTATGTCGGCTCAAAAGTGAAGGAATATACCATAGGTCATATCACGACCAGCGAGACGGTCTTTCCTGAAAACTTTACCTCCGACTGGCATTATCACGTGAATCCACACTTTTCTCATATTCTCTCCGGCGGTAGCCAGGAAATAAGAGGAAGAAAAGCCGACCAGCAGATTGCAGGCGCAGGTTTATACTACTACCCTGGTATCGTACATCAGAATGTACATTATCGTCCCGGCACCAGGATATTCAATTTAGAGATCGCCGACAGCTTCTTTTCCACCTATAACATCAAGATTCCACCTGAATCCCTGATGTATGAAAGCAATACGGTGCTCAATACCGGAGGCCTGCTCCGCATTCTGAAAGAACATTATTATAATGACGATTGCAGCATTCTTTCCATAGAACAACTGAGCATCAGTTTAATGGACGCTAATCCGGTTATAGAGAAGCATTATCCTGAATGGACCAGACAGATAATCAATGTCATGAATGACGTCTGGAATGAGCCTTTATCATTAAAAGAACTGGCAGCACAAGTGAATATTCACCCGGTTACCTTATCCAAGTATTTTACAAAATACTTCTCCTGTACTTTGGGAGAATATTTCAGGAAGATTAAAGTAGACCGTGCTTTATCACTGATCCGTTCACAAAAATATTCGCTGACAGAAATTGCTTACATGAGCGGATTCACCGACCAGGCACATTTTACAAAAACATTTCAACAGATCACCGGTATGTTGCCTAAATCATATAGAAAGATCTAA
- a CDS encoding transposase codes for MSKQQRRSYDKAFKQMAVELYLKGKAASDVAKDLGIGVDMVRRWTREHNESGARSFPGNGKQDLTPEQKEIQALKKALKEAEMENQILKKAVTIFSKEGNKYSGS; via the coding sequence ATGAGTAAACAACAAAGACGTAGCTACGATAAGGCCTTCAAGCAGATGGCAGTAGAACTTTATCTGAAGGGCAAAGCGGCTTCAGATGTTGCTAAAGACCTTGGTATAGGAGTCGATATGGTTCGTCGTTGGACCAGAGAGCATAATGAGAGTGGCGCACGCAGTTTTCCTGGCAATGGGAAGCAGGATCTGACACCGGAGCAAAAGGAGATCCAGGCTTTGAAGAAAGCACTCAAGGAGGCGGAAATGGAAAATCAAATCCTAAAAAAGGCGGTAACCATCTTCTCCAAGGAAGGCAACAAATATTCAGGTTCATAA
- a CDS encoding DUF488 family protein, with product MFYRRKIILALLELFEDELEKIRLQKLLFLFCQKQEKADYDFIPYKYGCYSYSANADMTTMVTKGLLAETATSFKKTDNVSYLKLLKPHDLSKLKSIKTLYGEMDSTALMKHTYRNFPYWAINSIKAPSILSKEELDKVEKHKASSNQTILYTIGYEGGSLEDYLNRLLRNDVKVLIDVRNNPLSMKFGFSKSLLKRYCESLDIIYMHFPEVGIVSDKRQALNTQADYDRLFADYCENDIPKTIDIQLDILNILRKYKRIALTCFEANYCQCHRSHLANAIKTLPGFEYEVKHI from the coding sequence ATGTTTTATAGACGTAAAATCATTCTTGCTTTATTAGAGCTTTTCGAAGACGAACTTGAAAAAATACGCCTGCAAAAGCTTTTGTTCTTGTTTTGTCAGAAACAAGAGAAGGCTGACTATGATTTTATCCCGTATAAATATGGTTGCTATTCATACTCTGCAAATGCTGATATGACAACAATGGTAACAAAGGGGTTATTAGCCGAAACAGCCACGAGTTTTAAAAAAACTGATAACGTTAGCTATTTAAAGCTCCTGAAGCCTCATGACCTTTCTAAGCTCAAAAGTATAAAGACGCTTTATGGAGAGATGGACAGTACTGCGCTGATGAAACATACATATAGAAATTTCCCGTATTGGGCCATCAATAGTATAAAAGCTCCCTCTATTTTATCAAAAGAAGAGTTGGATAAAGTAGAAAAACATAAGGCATCCTCTAATCAAACGATTCTATATACAATTGGTTATGAGGGAGGAAGTTTAGAAGATTATTTAAATCGACTGCTGAGAAATGATGTCAAAGTCTTAATAGATGTCCGCAATAATCCTCTAAGTATGAAATTTGGATTTAGCAAGAGTCTACTTAAACGCTATTGTGAAAGTCTCGATATTATCTATATGCATTTTCCCGAAGTTGGGATTGTATCAGATAAAAGACAGGCATTGAATACTCAAGCTGACTATGATAGATTATTTGCGGATTATTGCGAGAATGATATTCCAAAAACGATTGATATTCAATTAGATATTTTAAATATTTTACGGAAATATAAGCGAATTGCTTTAACTTGCTTTGAGGCAAATTATTGCCAATGTCACAGAAGCCATTTAGCAAATGCAATAAAAACGCTACCGGGCTTCGAGTACGAAGTAAAACACATATAG
- a CDS encoding mannose-1-phosphate guanylyltransferase, with product MTSVNRHFYVAIMAGGIGSRFWPYSRTDYPKQFLDILNTGKTLLQWTYERFAQFIPEENIFVVTHHHYVSKVKEQLPDLLTDNIVSEPSRKNTAPCIAYISHKINKQDPKANIICAPADHLIMDAIAFASTCLNALMFVQKHSALVTLGIKPTRPDTGYGYIQFETQQVSDNVYPVKTFTEKPNLELARTFLQSGDFLWNAGIFVWNVKTILTAFSKYLPEIDELFVQNDALLNTPDEKKAIESIYPQCTNISIDYAIMEKADNVYVIPSNFGWSDLGTWASAYENLDRDDSGNAVQGKNIMLVDAKNCMIKAPQEKLLVIQGLDEFIVVDTSDVLLICKKENEQQIKEYVAEVKRNKGDKFL from the coding sequence ATGACATCTGTGAACAGGCATTTTTATGTGGCCATTATGGCCGGGGGAATAGGTAGCCGTTTCTGGCCCTATAGCCGCACTGATTACCCCAAACAATTCCTGGATATCCTAAACACCGGGAAAACGTTACTGCAATGGACCTATGAACGGTTCGCCCAGTTTATTCCAGAGGAAAACATTTTTGTCGTTACACATCATCATTATGTAAGCAAGGTAAAGGAACAACTGCCGGACCTGCTGACTGATAATATCGTCAGTGAGCCCTCCCGTAAGAACACCGCTCCCTGCATTGCCTATATTTCTCATAAGATCAATAAACAGGACCCCAAGGCAAACATTATCTGTGCGCCCGCCGATCACCTGATTATGGACGCTATCGCGTTTGCCAGCACCTGTCTGAACGCACTCATGTTCGTACAGAAACACAGCGCGCTGGTAACCCTGGGTATAAAACCTACCCGTCCTGACACCGGATATGGATATATCCAGTTTGAAACACAACAGGTGTCTGATAACGTATACCCGGTTAAAACATTCACAGAGAAACCAAACCTGGAATTGGCCAGAACCTTCCTGCAAAGCGGGGACTTCCTCTGGAACGCAGGTATCTTTGTGTGGAACGTGAAAACGATCCTGACCGCCTTCAGTAAATATCTTCCGGAAATAGATGAGCTCTTCGTACAGAATGATGCCTTACTGAATACCCCGGACGAAAAGAAAGCGATCGAGAGCATCTATCCGCAGTGTACTAATATCTCCATCGATTATGCGATCATGGAGAAAGCAGATAACGTATATGTCATTCCCTCCAATTTCGGATGGAGCGATCTGGGTACCTGGGCGTCTGCCTATGAAAACCTGGACAGAGACGATTCCGGTAATGCAGTACAAGGCAAAAACATCATGCTGGTAGATGCTAAAAACTGTATGATCAAAGCACCACAGGAAAAACTGCTGGTAATACAGGGACTGGACGAGTTTATCGTCGTAGACACATCCGACGTACTGCTGATCTGCAAAAAAGAGAACGAACAGCAGATCAAAGAGTACGTTGCTGAAGTAAAAAGAAATAAAGGCGATAAGTTCCTTTAA
- a CDS encoding SIS domain-containing protein produces the protein MKNRTVINIAEVAKRTLSLEATAISDLKQYINGDFEKAVEWIAECAGRLVISGIGKSAIIGQKIVATLNSTGTPAIFMHAADAIHGDLGMIQHDDIILCISKSGNSPEIKVLVPLVKNFGNRLIAMVGNTESFLAREAHLILNTSVDQEACPNNLAPTTSTTAQLAMGDALAVCLIEWHGFSAADFAKVHPGGTLGKKLYLKVGDLSRLHQAPQVTKQSALKEVIVAISSGMLGVTAVLDAEGSLSGIITDGDLRRMLEKGIPGESVTAEVIMSTHPKTIQEDELAVNALEMMRQHDITQLLVLKDKRYIGIIHLHDLIREGII, from the coding sequence ATGAAAAATAGAACGGTTATTAATATTGCTGAAGTGGCGAAAAGGACGCTGTCCCTCGAGGCAACAGCGATCTCCGACCTGAAGCAATACATCAATGGTGATTTTGAAAAGGCGGTAGAGTGGATCGCGGAATGTGCCGGACGACTGGTAATTTCCGGGATAGGGAAAAGCGCTATCATCGGTCAGAAAATTGTTGCCACGCTGAATTCCACGGGAACCCCCGCTATTTTTATGCACGCAGCAGATGCTATCCACGGAGATTTGGGTATGATCCAGCATGACGATATCATATTGTGTATTTCTAAGAGCGGTAATTCTCCTGAAATAAAAGTACTGGTTCCGCTTGTGAAGAACTTTGGCAACAGATTGATTGCCATGGTCGGCAATACGGAGTCTTTTCTGGCACGTGAAGCCCATCTTATCCTGAATACTTCAGTAGACCAGGAAGCCTGTCCAAATAATCTGGCGCCTACGACCAGCACGACTGCCCAATTGGCAATGGGGGATGCTTTGGCCGTATGTTTGATAGAATGGCATGGATTTTCTGCTGCTGATTTTGCAAAAGTTCATCCGGGAGGTACACTGGGTAAAAAGCTGTATCTCAAGGTCGGAGACCTGAGTCGCCTCCACCAGGCGCCACAGGTGACAAAACAAAGTGCACTGAAAGAAGTGATCGTAGCCATCTCTTCCGGTATGCTGGGCGTTACCGCTGTACTGGACGCAGAAGGCTCACTGAGTGGAATCATCACTGACGGAGACCTTCGCCGTATGCTTGAAAAAGGCATTCCGGGCGAAAGTGTCACAGCAGAAGTTATCATGTCAACGCATCCGAAGACGATCCAGGAAGACGAACTTGCGGTCAATGCACTCGAAATGATGCGTCAACATGACATAACACAACTATTGGTTTTGAAAGATAAACGCTATATAGGTATCATTCATTTACATGATTTAATCAGGGAAGGAATTATATAA